The Streptomyces sp. NBC_00440 genome contains a region encoding:
- a CDS encoding MATE family efflux transporter, which produces MTQASLAPNPSRRRHDREIIALAVPAFGALVAEPLFVMADSAIVGHLGTRQLAGLGVAAALLSTAVSIFVFLAYATTAAVARRVGAGDLQAAIRQGMDGIWLALMLGALVIAVVLPTAPWLVGLFGASADASPYAVTYLRISSIGIPAMLVVLAATGVLRGLQDTRTPLYVAIGGFAANAALNVTLVYAAGLGIAGSAWGTVIAQFAMVAVYLVVVIRGARKHGASLLPDAAGVRACAQAGVPLLIRTLSLRAVLMTATAVAAHLGDTDVAAHQIVLSLWSLLAFALDAIAIAGQAIIGRYLGAGDAEGAREACRRMVQWGIASGVVLGALVVVTRPLFVPLFTGDQAVRDVLLPALLVVAVAQPICGIVFVLDGVLMGAGDGRYLAWAMVVTLAVFTPVALLVPTLGGGLTALWWAMALMMAVRTVTLWLRARSGRWIVTGATR; this is translated from the coding sequence ATGACACAGGCCTCCCTGGCACCGAACCCCAGCCGCCGACGACACGACCGGGAGATCATCGCGCTCGCCGTGCCCGCCTTCGGGGCCCTGGTCGCCGAGCCGCTCTTCGTCATGGCCGACAGCGCCATCGTCGGCCATCTCGGAACCCGTCAGCTGGCGGGGCTGGGGGTTGCGGCAGCCCTGCTGAGCACAGCCGTGAGCATCTTCGTCTTCCTCGCGTACGCCACGACGGCCGCTGTGGCGCGACGGGTGGGCGCGGGAGATCTGCAGGCCGCCATCCGCCAGGGCATGGACGGGATCTGGCTCGCACTGATGCTCGGCGCTCTCGTCATCGCTGTCGTCCTTCCCACCGCCCCCTGGCTGGTCGGCCTCTTCGGAGCCTCGGCGGACGCCTCCCCCTACGCGGTCACCTATCTGCGGATCTCCAGCATCGGCATCCCCGCGATGCTGGTGGTGCTGGCGGCCACCGGGGTGCTGCGTGGACTCCAGGACACCAGGACTCCGCTGTACGTCGCGATCGGAGGCTTCGCAGCCAACGCCGCACTCAACGTGACGCTCGTCTACGCAGCCGGACTCGGCATCGCCGGATCTGCCTGGGGCACGGTGATCGCCCAGTTCGCGATGGTCGCCGTCTATCTGGTGGTGGTCATACGAGGGGCGAGGAAGCACGGCGCCTCCCTGCTCCCGGACGCCGCCGGGGTACGGGCCTGTGCCCAGGCCGGGGTCCCCCTGCTGATCCGTACGCTCTCGCTGCGGGCCGTTCTGATGACAGCGACCGCCGTAGCGGCCCATCTGGGCGACACCGATGTGGCCGCACACCAGATCGTGCTCTCCCTCTGGAGCCTGCTGGCGTTCGCCCTGGACGCCATTGCCATCGCTGGTCAGGCAATCATCGGCCGCTACCTGGGGGCAGGCGACGCCGAAGGAGCGAGGGAGGCCTGCCGCCGCATGGTGCAGTGGGGCATCGCCTCAGGAGTGGTACTCGGCGCGCTGGTCGTGGTGACCCGCCCACTGTTCGTCCCGCTGTTCACCGGCGACCAGGCGGTACGGGATGTACTGCTGCCGGCCCTGCTGGTCGTGGCGGTCGCCCAGCCGATCTGCGGCATCGTCTTCGTCCTGGACGGTGTGCTGATGGGCGCGGGCGACGGCCGATATCTGGCCTGGGCCATGGTCGTCACCCTGGCCGTCTTCACCCCCGTGGCCCTCCTGGTGCCGACACTGGGCGGCGGACTGACCGCGCTGTGGTGGGCGATGGCCCTGATGATGGCGGTCCGGACGGTGACTCTCTGGCTCCGGGCCCGCTCCGGCCGCTGGATCGTAACGGGCGCCACCCGCTGA
- the rplI gene encoding 50S ribosomal protein L9, whose protein sequence is MKIILTHEVAGLGSAGDVVDVKDGYARNYLVPRGFAIRWTKGGEQDVAQIRRARKIHEIATIEQANEVKAKLEGVKVRLAVRSGDAGRLFGSVTPADIASAIKAAGGPVVDKRRVELGSPIKTLGAHQVSVRLHADVAAQLGIEVVAA, encoded by the coding sequence ATGAAGATCATCCTCACCCACGAGGTCGCTGGCCTCGGTTCCGCCGGCGACGTCGTTGACGTCAAGGACGGCTACGCCCGCAACTACCTGGTCCCGCGTGGTTTCGCGATCCGCTGGACCAAGGGTGGCGAGCAGGACGTGGCGCAGATTCGCCGCGCCCGCAAGATCCACGAGATCGCGACCATCGAGCAGGCCAATGAGGTCAAGGCCAAGCTCGAGGGCGTGAAGGTCCGTCTGGCCGTTCGCTCCGGCGACGCCGGCCGCCTCTTCGGTTCCGTCACCCCGGCCGACATCGCCTCGGCGATCAAGGCTGCCGGTGGCCCCGTGGTCGACAAGCGTCGCGTCGAGCTCGGTTCGCCGATCAAGACCCTGGGTGCCCACCAGGTGTCCGTGCGTCTGCACGCCGACGTTGCCGCACAGCTCGGCATCGAGGTCGTCGCCGCGTAA
- the rpsR gene encoding 30S ribosomal protein S18, whose product MAKPPVRKPKKKVCAFCKDKTQYVDYKDTNMLRKFISDRGKIRARRVTGNCTQHQRDVATAVKNSREMALLPYTSTAR is encoded by the coding sequence ATGGCGAAGCCGCCTGTGCGCAAGCCTAAGAAGAAGGTCTGCGCTTTCTGCAAGGACAAGACCCAGTACGTGGACTACAAGGACACGAACATGCTGCGGAAGTTCATTTCCGACCGTGGCAAGATCCGTGCCCGCCGCGTTACCGGCAACTGCACGCAGCACCAGCGTGACGTCGCCACGGCTGTCAAGAACAGCCGTGAGATGGCGCTGCTGCCCTACACGTCCACTGCGCGATAA
- a CDS encoding single-stranded DNA-binding protein, translating to MAGETVITVVGNLVDDPELRFTPSGAAVAKFRVASTPRIFDKQTNEWKDGEGLFLTCSVWRQAAENVAESLQRGMRVVVQGRLKQRSYEDREGVKRTVYELDVEEVGPSLKTATAKVTKTTGRGGQGGQGGYGGGGQQQGGGNWGGAPSGGQQGGGGAPADDPWASNAPAGGGQQQGGGSWGGSSGGSGSGGGYSDEPPF from the coding sequence ATGGCAGGCGAGACCGTCATCACGGTCGTCGGCAATCTCGTCGACGACCCCGAGCTGCGCTTCACCCCGTCCGGTGCGGCGGTCGCGAAGTTCCGTGTCGCGTCCACCCCCCGCATCTTCGACAAGCAGACCAATGAGTGGAAGGACGGCGAAGGCCTTTTCCTCACCTGCTCGGTCTGGCGTCAGGCGGCGGAGAACGTCGCGGAATCGCTTCAGCGAGGCATGCGCGTCGTCGTGCAGGGCCGGCTGAAGCAGCGGTCCTACGAGGACCGTGAGGGCGTCAAGCGCACGGTCTACGAGCTGGACGTCGAGGAAGTCGGCCCCAGCCTCAAGACGGCCACGGCCAAGGTCACCAAGACCACCGGTCGAGGCGGTCAGGGCGGCCAGGGTGGTTACGGCGGCGGTGGCCAGCAGCAGGGCGGCGGCAACTGGGGCGGAGCCCCCAGCGGAGGCCAGCAGGGCGGTGGCGGTGCGCCCGCCGACGACCCGTGGGCCTCCAACGCGCCGGCCGGCGGTGGCCAGCAGCAGGGCGGGGGCAGCTGGGGCGGAAGCTCCGGCGGTTCCGGCTCCGGCGGTGGCTACTCGGACGAGCCGCCCTTCTAG
- the rpsF gene encoding 30S ribosomal protein S6: MRHYEVMVILDPELEERAVSPLIETFLSVVREGEGKVEKVDTWGRRRLAYEIKKKPEGIYSVIDLQAEPAVVKELDRQMNLNESVLRTKVLRPETH, translated from the coding sequence ATGCGTCACTACGAAGTGATGGTCATCCTCGACCCCGAACTCGAGGAGCGCGCTGTCTCCCCGCTGATCGAGACTTTCCTCTCCGTCGTCCGTGAGGGCGAAGGAAAGGTTGAGAAGGTCGACACCTGGGGCCGTCGTCGTCTCGCTTACGAGATCAAGAAGAAGCCCGAGGGCATCTACTCGGTCATCGACCTGCAGGCCGAGCCTGCGGTCGTCAAGGAGCTCGACCGGCAGATGAACCTGAACGAGTCGGTCCTCCGGACCAAGGTCCTCCGCCCCGAGACCCACTGA
- a CDS encoding lipid II:glycine glycyltransferase FemX: MSLTLRTISREQHLAYIQSLPAASHCQVPAWAEVKTEWRSESLGWFDKDGQMVGAGLVLYRQLPKIKRYLAYLPEGPVLNWYAPNLNEWLQPMLAHLKEQGAFSVKMGPPVVIRRWNAAAIKSGIQDPDVKRLRDVEATHIEPRAFEVSDRLRKMGWQQGEDGGAGFGDVQPRYVFQVPLANRSLDDVLKGFNQLWRRNIKKAEKAGVEVVQGSYEDLAEWQRLYEITAERDHFRPRPLSYFQRMWSVLNTEDPNRMRLYFARHDGENVAAATMLIVGGHVWYSYGASANHKREVRPSNAMQWRMLRDAYAMGATVYDLRGISDSLDETDHLFGLIQFKVGTGGEAVEYIGEWDFPLNKLLHKALDIYMSRR; the protein is encoded by the coding sequence ATGAGCCTGACCCTGAGGACCATCAGCCGCGAGCAGCATCTGGCGTACATCCAGAGCCTGCCGGCGGCGAGTCACTGCCAGGTCCCCGCATGGGCGGAAGTGAAGACGGAGTGGCGCTCGGAGAGCCTCGGCTGGTTCGATAAGGACGGCCAGATGGTCGGAGCGGGCCTGGTGCTCTACCGGCAGCTCCCCAAGATCAAGCGTTATCTGGCCTACCTCCCGGAGGGGCCGGTCCTCAACTGGTACGCCCCGAATCTCAACGAGTGGCTCCAGCCGATGCTGGCCCATCTCAAGGAGCAGGGCGCGTTCTCGGTGAAGATGGGGCCGCCGGTGGTCATCCGCCGGTGGAACGCGGCGGCGATCAAGTCGGGTATCCAGGACCCGGACGTGAAGCGGCTGCGCGACGTCGAGGCCACACATATCGAGCCGCGCGCGTTCGAGGTGTCCGACCGGCTGCGGAAGATGGGCTGGCAGCAGGGTGAGGACGGCGGCGCCGGTTTCGGTGACGTGCAGCCCCGCTACGTCTTCCAGGTCCCGCTGGCCAACCGCTCGCTCGACGACGTCCTCAAGGGCTTCAACCAGCTGTGGCGGCGCAACATCAAGAAGGCCGAGAAGGCCGGCGTCGAGGTCGTCCAGGGCTCCTACGAGGACCTGGCGGAGTGGCAGCGGCTGTACGAGATCACCGCTGAGCGCGATCACTTCCGGCCGCGCCCGCTCTCGTACTTCCAGCGCATGTGGTCGGTCCTCAACACCGAGGACCCGAACCGGATGCGGCTGTACTTCGCCCGCCACGACGGTGAGAACGTCGCCGCGGCCACCATGCTGATCGTCGGCGGACATGTCTGGTACTCCTATGGCGCCTCTGCCAACCACAAGCGGGAAGTACGGCCGTCGAACGCCATGCAGTGGCGGATGCTGCGGGACGCCTACGCCATGGGAGCCACCGTCTACGACCTGCGAGGCATCTCCGACTCGCTGGACGAGACAGACCACCTCTTCGGTCTGATCCAGTTCAAGGTGGGCACCGGCGGCGAGGCCGTGGAGTACATCGGTGAGTGGGACTTCCCGCTCAACAAGCTGCTGCACAAGGCGCTCGACATCTATATGTCGCGCCGTTAA
- a CDS encoding alanine racemase, translating into MALTLYVDTARWRAHQKSVLDQFPGIVPVCKGNGYGFGHGRLADEVTRFGSEIIAVGTTYEAARMKDSFGGDLLVLTPFRRGEEPVPLPDRVIRSVSSVDGVHALVGARVVIECMSSMKRHGVSEADLGRLHAAIDDVRLEGFALHLPLDRMDGSDAVEEVIAWMDRLRNARLPLHTMFVSHLKAEELARLQQQFPQTRFRARIGTRLWLGDHEATQYRGSVLDVTQVVKGDRFGYRQQKTASDGWLVVVAGGTSHGVGLEAPKALHGMMPRAKGVARAGLATVNRNLSPFVWAGKQRWFAEPPHMQVSILFVPSDAQEPRVGDELVAHLRHTTTQFDRLVDH; encoded by the coding sequence ATGGCGCTGACCCTCTATGTCGACACCGCGCGCTGGCGGGCGCACCAGAAGTCCGTGCTCGACCAGTTCCCGGGGATCGTTCCGGTCTGCAAGGGCAACGGCTACGGCTTCGGCCACGGCCGGCTCGCGGACGAGGTGACGCGCTTCGGTTCCGAGATCATCGCGGTCGGCACCACGTATGAAGCCGCCCGGATGAAGGACTCCTTCGGCGGTGATCTGCTCGTCCTCACACCGTTCCGCCGCGGCGAGGAACCCGTACCCCTGCCGGACCGGGTGATCCGCTCCGTCTCATCGGTCGACGGCGTACACGCCCTGGTAGGCGCCCGTGTGGTCATCGAGTGCATGAGCTCGATGAAGCGCCACGGCGTCTCCGAGGCGGACCTCGGCCGGCTCCACGCGGCCATAGACGATGTACGCCTGGAAGGGTTCGCACTCCACCTCCCGCTGGACCGCATGGACGGTTCCGACGCGGTCGAGGAAGTCATCGCCTGGATGGACAGGCTGCGCAACGCGCGGCTGCCTCTCCACACCATGTTCGTGAGCCATCTGAAGGCGGAGGAACTGGCGCGGCTGCAGCAGCAGTTCCCGCAGACCCGCTTCCGCGCCAGGATCGGTACGCGGCTGTGGCTGGGCGACCACGAGGCGACGCAGTATCGCGGCTCCGTCCTGGACGTCACCCAGGTCGTGAAGGGTGACCGTTTCGGCTATCGGCAGCAGAAGACCGCTTCGGACGGCTGGCTGGTCGTGGTCGCCGGCGGTACGTCGCACGGGGTGGGCCTGGAAGCGCCGAAGGCGCTGCACGGGATGATGCCGCGGGCGAAGGGCGTCGCGCGTGCGGGCCTGGCCACGGTGAACCGGAACCTGTCGCCGTTCGTGTGGGCGGGCAAGCAGCGCTGGTTCGCGGAGCCGCCACACATGCAGGTGTCGATCCTTTTCGTCCCCTCCGACGCACAGGAACCGAGGGTGGGAGACGAGCTGGTGGCCCATCTGCGGCACACGACGACACAGTTCGACCGTCTCGTCGATCACTGA
- a CDS encoding glycosyltransferase family 87 protein — translation MCAMTSAHEDRPALKTAEPVVRPTQQDETAAVGSEVIGGPAGRWARGGAGRLTPVRVIALVAIGMFALGMVQKMPCYDWAWFQGATSQYDHACYSDIPHLYVGRGFADDLVPYFDRINGDMPYLEYPVLTGLFMEVASWLTPHGGAIQHREQIYWMVNAGMLMVCTAVIAVCVTRTHRRRPWDGLLVALAPAFALTATINWDLFAVALTAAAMLMWSRGRALAFGVLIGLATAAKLYPVLILGPLLVLCWRAGKWREYGWAVFGAVASWLVVNLPVMLLAPEGWKKFYTFSQERNVDFGSFWLIITQRTGKPLDVANVNTWAILLVLLACGGIAALTLTAPRRPRFAQLAFLVIAAFILTNKVYSPQYVLWLIPLAALARPRWRDFLIWQACEVMYFLGIWLYLAYTMGGDKPKGLPPEGYQLAIALHLIGTLYICAVIVRDILMPERDGVRTDGSDDPSGGVLDGAADVFVLGAAAHPARHAAHHYEGPQVEWGSGSVRE, via the coding sequence ATGTGCGCCATGACGAGCGCGCACGAGGACCGGCCCGCACTGAAGACCGCAGAGCCCGTGGTGCGGCCCACTCAGCAGGACGAGACCGCCGCGGTGGGCAGTGAGGTGATCGGGGGCCCAGCCGGGCGCTGGGCCCGCGGTGGCGCCGGCAGGCTCACACCTGTCCGCGTCATCGCCCTGGTCGCGATCGGCATGTTCGCTCTCGGCATGGTGCAGAAGATGCCGTGCTACGACTGGGCGTGGTTCCAGGGGGCAACATCCCAGTACGACCACGCCTGCTACTCGGACATCCCCCACCTCTACGTCGGGCGCGGTTTCGCCGACGACCTCGTCCCGTACTTCGACCGCATCAACGGCGACATGCCGTACCTCGAATACCCCGTGCTCACCGGCCTGTTCATGGAGGTCGCCTCCTGGCTCACCCCGCACGGGGGCGCCATCCAGCACCGCGAGCAGATCTACTGGATGGTCAACGCGGGCATGCTGATGGTCTGCACTGCCGTCATCGCGGTCTGTGTCACCCGCACCCATCGGCGTCGCCCCTGGGACGGCCTGCTGGTGGCCCTCGCACCCGCCTTCGCGCTCACCGCCACCATCAACTGGGACCTGTTCGCGGTCGCTCTCACCGCTGCGGCGATGCTGATGTGGTCGCGGGGGCGCGCGCTCGCCTTCGGTGTCCTGATCGGCCTCGCGACCGCCGCCAAGCTCTATCCGGTGCTGATCCTCGGCCCGCTCCTCGTCCTGTGCTGGCGTGCCGGAAAGTGGCGTGAGTACGGATGGGCCGTGTTCGGGGCAGTGGCGTCCTGGCTGGTCGTGAACCTGCCCGTCATGCTGCTCGCTCCCGAGGGGTGGAAGAAGTTCTACACGTTCAGCCAGGAACGGAACGTCGACTTCGGTTCCTTCTGGCTGATCATCACCCAGCGCACCGGCAAGCCTCTCGACGTGGCCAACGTCAACACCTGGGCGATACTGCTGGTGCTCTTGGCGTGCGGCGGGATCGCGGCCCTCACCCTGACCGCCCCGCGCCGTCCTCGGTTCGCGCAGCTCGCCTTCCTGGTCATCGCGGCTTTCATCCTCACCAACAAGGTCTACTCGCCGCAGTACGTCCTGTGGCTGATCCCGCTCGCGGCCCTGGCCCGGCCGCGCTGGCGTGACTTCCTCATCTGGCAGGCCTGCGAAGTCATGTACTTCCTGGGTATCTGGCTGTACCTCGCGTACACGATGGGCGGCGACAAACCCAAGGGGCTGCCGCCCGAGGGCTACCAGTTGGCCATCGCCCTGCACCTGATCGGAACGCTCTACATCTGCGCGGTGATCGTGCGGGACATCCTGATGCCGGAGCGCGACGGTGTACGCACGGACGGCTCGGACGATCCGTCGGGAGGTGTGCTGGACGGCGCGGCGGACGTGTTCGTGCTCGGCGCGGCCGCCCATCCGGCGCGGCATGCCGCGCACCACTACGAAGGCCCGCAGGTCGAGTGGGGCAGCGGCTCGGTACGCGAATAG
- a CDS encoding transglycosylase domain-containing protein — protein MPSWRLVTGLFVGFVGSILAAGTIAYAMVGIPDANKTSQAQNNVYYWSDGSQMVATGGEINRQIVPLSQIPSAMQNSVVSAENKSFYKDKGVDPMGIARAVFNMAKGGETQGGSTITQQYVKNSRLGQEQTLSRKFKELFISIKVGAKMHKSDIMSDYLNTSYYGRGAYGIQAAARTYFGVDSEKLNPSQCAFLATLLKGASYFDPAGAVEIDPAATPKANLQRATNRWRWILDEMVKDGRLPAAERAKYKTFPKVDPPKKDAQLGGQTGYLVDLAKSYFVNNNKQGITSEDLAKGGYQIHTTFDKKKVKALETSVEKVRKAKIKPGQRPKTDTHVQFGGASVNAQTGAIAAIYGGEDATKHYTNNADYTGAQVGSTFKPFVLAAALEYGKRNPTLGKDQPDSDRTLVSPKSLYSGQNDLKIRNFDGSVWKNKADKEWLQQNDGKESVGKAPDYAIDLREAMRESVNSAYVQLGMDVGTDKVRQAAIDAGLRDDKQSMASSDYPSFSIGTSSPSAIRMAGAYATFANNGRQNEPFSVTKVTSEGRTVYQHSQVEKSAFSTAIASNVTDVLKTVVDKGTGTAARIPGRQVAGKTGTTDGNKSAWFIGYTPQLSTAIDMYRFDDNAKGQNRQFEEMYGTGGEEKIHGASFPAQIWHSYMTQALNNTPSTDFPAPEPIGKVVYGGGVASPKPTPVNTPSPTPSPSSPSPSPSDTPSPTPSPTESCNKWKDWTCGNDGGTDAGTDSGTDGGPTPSPSDTSDTGGQQGGGGGGGGLFGGGG, from the coding sequence GTGCCGTCCTGGCGGCTCGTGACCGGGCTCTTCGTCGGCTTCGTCGGCAGCATCCTGGCCGCGGGCACCATCGCGTACGCCATGGTCGGCATCCCGGACGCCAACAAGACCTCGCAGGCGCAGAACAACGTCTACTACTGGTCCGACGGCAGCCAGATGGTCGCCACGGGTGGCGAGATCAACCGGCAGATCGTGCCGCTCTCGCAGATTCCCAGCGCGATGCAGAACTCGGTGGTCTCGGCCGAGAACAAGTCCTTCTACAAGGACAAGGGCGTCGACCCCATGGGTATCGCGCGCGCCGTGTTCAACATGGCCAAGGGCGGTGAGACCCAGGGCGGCTCGACGATCACCCAGCAGTACGTGAAGAACTCGCGGCTCGGCCAGGAGCAGACGCTCAGCCGTAAGTTCAAGGAGCTGTTCATCTCCATCAAGGTCGGCGCCAAGATGCACAAGAGTGACATCATGAGCGACTACCTCAACACGTCGTACTACGGGCGGGGTGCCTACGGGATCCAGGCCGCGGCCCGTACGTACTTCGGGGTGGACTCCGAAAAGCTCAACCCGAGCCAGTGCGCGTTCCTCGCCACGCTGCTCAAGGGCGCCAGCTACTTCGACCCGGCGGGCGCCGTCGAGATCGACCCCGCGGCGACGCCGAAGGCCAACCTTCAGCGGGCCACCAACCGCTGGAGGTGGATCCTCGACGAGATGGTCAAGGACGGTCGCCTTCCCGCAGCGGAGCGGGCGAAGTACAAGACGTTCCCGAAGGTCGACCCGCCGAAGAAGGACGCCCAGCTGGGCGGTCAGACCGGCTACCTCGTCGACCTCGCGAAGTCGTATTTCGTCAACAACAACAAGCAGGGCATCACGTCCGAGGACCTCGCCAAGGGCGGCTACCAGATCCACACGACCTTCGACAAGAAGAAGGTCAAGGCGCTGGAGACGTCCGTCGAGAAGGTCCGCAAGGCGAAGATCAAGCCCGGCCAGCGGCCGAAGACGGACACCCACGTCCAGTTCGGCGGAGCGTCGGTGAACGCGCAGACCGGCGCCATCGCCGCCATCTACGGTGGTGAGGACGCGACGAAGCACTACACGAACAACGCCGACTACACCGGCGCGCAGGTCGGGTCGACCTTCAAGCCCTTCGTGCTGGCAGCCGCCCTGGAGTACGGCAAGCGCAATCCGACCCTCGGCAAGGACCAGCCCGATTCGGACCGCACGCTCGTCTCGCCCAAGAGTCTCTACAGCGGCCAGAACGACCTGAAGATCAGGAACTTCGACGGCAGTGTGTGGAAGAACAAGGCGGACAAGGAGTGGCTCCAGCAGAACGACGGAAAGGAATCCGTCGGTAAGGCTCCGGACTACGCCATCGATCTGCGGGAGGCCATGCGGGAGTCCGTGAACTCCGCATATGTCCAGCTCGGCATGGATGTCGGCACTGACAAGGTGCGTCAGGCGGCCATCGATGCCGGTCTGCGCGACGACAAGCAGAGCATGGCCAGCTCCGACTACCCCTCCTTCTCCATCGGTACCTCCAGCCCCAGCGCGATCCGGATGGCCGGTGCGTACGCTACCTTCGCCAACAACGGCCGGCAGAACGAGCCGTTCTCGGTCACCAAGGTCACCAGCGAGGGCAGGACGGTCTACCAGCACAGTCAGGTGGAGAAGTCGGCGTTCTCGACGGCCATCGCCAGCAATGTCACCGATGTGCTGAAGACCGTGGTCGACAAGGGCACCGGTACCGCCGCCCGGATTCCCGGCCGGCAGGTCGCGGGCAAGACCGGAACCACTGACGGCAACAAGTCCGCCTGGTTCATCGGCTACACCCCGCAGCTCTCCACGGCCATCGACATGTACCGCTTCGACGACAACGCGAAGGGGCAGAACCGCCAGTTCGAGGAGATGTACGGCACCGGCGGCGAGGAGAAGATCCACGGTGCCTCGTTCCCGGCCCAGATCTGGCACAGCTACATGACGCAGGCGCTCAACAACACGCCTTCCACGGACTTCCCGGCGCCCGAGCCGATCGGGAAGGTCGTCTACGGCGGCGGCGTCGCGAGCCCGAAGCCGACGCCGGTCAATACGCCTTCGCCCACTCCGTCGCCGTCCAGCCCGTCGCCCTCTCCGTCCGACACGCCCTCCCCGACGCCCTCCCCGACCGAGTCCTGCAACAAGTGGAAGGACTGGACCTGCGGAAACGACGGCGGGACCGACGCGGGAACGGACAGCGGAACCGACGGCGGCCCCACTCCCAGTCCCTCCGACACCTCCGACACCGGCGGACAACAGGGTGGCGGCGGAGGTGGTGGCGGTCTGTTCGGCGGCGGGGGCTGA
- a CDS encoding PadR family transcriptional regulator, giving the protein MSRRSGILEFAVLGLLRESPMHGYELRKRLNTSLGIFRAFSYGTLYPCLKTLVASGWLIEEPGSAPEDAVAASLAGRRAKIVYRLTADGKEHFEELLSHTGPDTWEDEHFAARFAFFGQTEREVRMRVLEGRRSRLEERLEKMRASLVRTRERLDDYTLELQRHGMESVEREVRWLNELIESERAGRDQRRSPDADAAQQDISGDTGGLPRHRGTTPPDPSEDIAK; this is encoded by the coding sequence TTGAGCAGGCGCTCCGGCATCCTCGAATTCGCCGTACTCGGTCTGCTCCGAGAGTCTCCAATGCACGGCTATGAGCTGCGCAAACGTCTGAACACCTCACTGGGGATCTTCAGGGCCTTCAGTTACGGGACCCTCTACCCCTGCCTCAAGACGCTGGTCGCCAGCGGCTGGTTGATCGAGGAGCCGGGCAGCGCCCCGGAGGACGCAGTAGCGGCTTCACTCGCAGGACGCCGCGCCAAGATCGTCTACAGGTTGACTGCGGACGGTAAGGAGCACTTCGAAGAGCTCCTCTCGCACACCGGACCCGACACCTGGGAGGACGAGCATTTCGCTGCCCGTTTCGCCTTCTTCGGGCAGACGGAGCGCGAGGTGCGGATGCGGGTGCTGGAAGGCCGCCGCAGCCGGCTGGAGGAGCGCCTGGAGAAGATGCGCGCCTCTCTGGTCCGGACGCGCGAGCGGCTGGACGACTACACGCTTGAGCTGCAGCGGCACGGCATGGAGTCCGTGGAGCGCGAAGTGCGCTGGCTGAACGAGCTCATCGAGAGCGAGCGTGCGGGCCGGGATCAGCGACGATCCCCCGACGCCGACGCCGCTCAGCAGGACATATCAGGAGATACGGGCGGCCTGCCCCGGCATCGGGGTACCACCCCGCCGGATCCGTCCGAGGACATCGCTAAGTGA
- a CDS encoding inositol-3-phosphate synthase, producing MGSVRVAIVGVGNCAASLVQGVEYYKDADPAGKVPGLMHVQFGDYHVGDVEFVAAFDVDAKKVGLDLADAIGASENNTIKIADVPNTGVKVQRGHTHDGLGKYYRETIEESDEAPVDIVQVLKDKQVDVLVCYLPVGSEVAAKFYAQCAIDAKVAFVNALPVFIAGTKEWADKFTEAGVPIVGDDIKSQVGATITHRVMAKLFEDRGVRLERTMQLNVGGNMDFKNMLERDRLESKKISKTQSVTSQIRDRDLGADNVHIGPSDYVAWLDDRKWAYVRLEGRAFGDVPLNLEYKLEVWDSPNSAGVIIDAVRAAKIAKDRGIGGPILSASSYFMKSPPVQYFDDEAYENVEKFIKGEVER from the coding sequence ATGGGTTCGGTTCGCGTAGCCATCGTCGGCGTGGGCAACTGCGCCGCCTCGCTGGTGCAGGGCGTCGAGTACTACAAGGACGCAGATCCGGCCGGCAAGGTGCCCGGTCTGATGCACGTCCAGTTCGGCGACTACCACGTAGGTGACGTCGAGTTCGTCGCCGCCTTCGATGTCGATGCGAAGAAGGTCGGCCTCGACCTCGCGGATGCCATCGGCGCCAGTGAGAACAACACCATCAAGATCGCCGATGTACCGAACACCGGTGTGAAGGTCCAGCGCGGCCACACCCACGACGGTCTCGGCAAGTACTACCGCGAGACCATCGAGGAGTCGGACGAGGCTCCGGTCGACATCGTCCAGGTCCTCAAGGACAAGCAGGTGGACGTCCTCGTCTGCTACCTGCCCGTCGGTTCCGAGGTCGCCGCGAAGTTCTACGCGCAGTGCGCCATCGACGCCAAGGTCGCGTTCGTCAACGCTCTCCCGGTCTTCATCGCCGGCACCAAGGAGTGGGCGGACAAGTTCACCGAGGCGGGCGTGCCGATCGTCGGCGACGACATCAAGTCGCAGGTGGGCGCCACCATCACGCACCGCGTCATGGCCAAGCTCTTCGAAGACCGCGGTGTGCGCCTCGAGCGCACCATGCAGCTGAACGTCGGCGGCAACATGGACTTCAAGAACATGCTGGAGCGCGACCGCCTGGAGTCCAAGAAGATCTCCAAGACGCAGTCGGTCACCTCGCAGATCCGCGACCGTGACCTGGGCGCCGACAACGTCCACATCGGCCCCTCGGACTACGTGGCCTGGCTGGACGACCGCAAGTGGGCGTACGTGCGCCTTGAGGGCCGTGCCTTCGGTGACGTCCCGCTGAACCTTGAGTACAAGCTCGAGGTGTGGGACTCCCCGAACTCCGCCGGTGTCATCATCGACGCCGTGCGTGCCGCGAAGATCGCCAAGGACCGCGGTATCGGCGGCCCGATCCTCTCCGCCTCCTCGTACTTCATGAAGTCGCCGCCGGTGCAGTACTTCGACGACGAGGCCTACGAGAACGTCGAGAAGTTCATCAAGGGCGAGGTCGAGCGCTGA